One window from the genome of Carassius auratus strain Wakin unplaced genomic scaffold, ASM336829v1 scaf_tig00011646, whole genome shotgun sequence encodes:
- the LOC113073235 gene encoding myeloid-associated differentiation marker homolog, with protein sequence MLQLVLKTSRVTWVRFSALVFTCVAFSAASYGGLVTGGMADWSIFCWAFSFAGTLLVLVVELMGLQSRATVSWIDFPGAFACYALPFCLYASIIILLYFLKGEARQDEVRDHRIASSVSSCLATVAYFIEVSLTRAQPAEFATQYMVKVPGLVKVCETFVASVIFVFVSDPVSYDSHWALKWCMAVYCICFMISAAIVVMCVAGCTGWMSFDRFLSFYSLLAAVMYLTATIIWPVFNFDSRFSRSSSRPDYCRNSHGLCPWDKLVVVAVLTALNFLIYLTDLVYSVRMLLVRE encoded by the coding sequence ATGCTTCAGCTGGTCTTGAAGACTTCCCGTGTCACATGGGTGCGTTTTTCCGCTCTGGTGTTCACTTGTGTGGCGTTTAGCGCGGCATCTTATGGAGGGTTGGTCACCGGCGGCATGGCCGACTGGAGCATCTTCTGCTGGGCTTTCAGCTTCGCCGGGACGCTGCTGGTTTTGGTGGTGGAGCTCATGGGTCTCCAGTCTCGTGCCACTGTGTCCTGGATCGACTTCCCTGGTGCTTTCGCCTGCTATGCCTTGCCTTTTTGCCTGTATGCGTCTATCATCATCCTGCTGTACTTCCTGAAGGGTGAAGCGAGGCAGGACGAGGTGCGAGACCACCGGATCGCCTCCTCTGTCTCCTCCTGCCTGGCCACTGTGGCTTATTTCATCGAGGTGAGTCTGACACGAGCACAACCGGCTGAATTCGCCACCCAGTACATGGTGAAGGTCCCTGGCCTGGTGAAGGTTTGCGAGACGTTTGTGGCCAGTGTCATATTCGTGTTTGTGAGCGACCCCGTCTCGTATGACAGTCACTGGGCTCTGAAGTGGTGCATGGCTGTGTACTGCATCTGTTTCATGATTTCGGCGGCCATCGTGGTGATGTGCGTCGCTGGATGCACCGGGTGGATGTCATTCGACCGCTTCCTCTCCTTCTACAGTCTGTTGGCGGCCGTCATGTACCTCACTGCCACTATCATTTGGCCGGTCTTTAATTTTGACAGCCGTTTTTCGAGAAGCTCAAGCCGACCGGACTACTGCCGAAACAGTCACGGTTTGTGTCCGTGGGATAAACTGGTGGTCGTAGCCGTTCTCACCGCTCTCAACTTCCTGATCTACCTCACAGATCTGGTGTATTCTGTCCGAATGCTGCTTGTCAGGGAGTGA